A section of the Vidua macroura isolate BioBank_ID:100142 chromosome 23, ASM2450914v1, whole genome shotgun sequence genome encodes:
- the INTS11 gene encoding integrator complex subunit 11, giving the protein MPEIKVTPLGAGQDVGRSCILVSIAGKNVMLDCGMHMGYNDDRRFPDFSYITQNGRLTDFLDCVIISHFHLDHCGALPYFSEMVGYDGPIYMTHPTKAICPILLEDYRKITVDKKGETNFFTSQMIKDCMKKVVAVHLHQTVQVDEELEIKAYYAGHVLGAAMFHIKVGCESVVYTGDYNMTPDRHLGAAWIDKCRPDLLITESTYATTIRDSKRCRERDFLKKVHETVERGGKVLIPVFALGRAQELCILLETFWERMNLKAPIYFSTGLTEKANHYYKLFITWTNQKIRKTFVQRNMFEFKHIKAFDRAFADNPGPMVVFATPGMLHAGQSLQIFRKWAGNEKNMVIMPGYCVQGTVGHKILSGQRKLEMEGRQILEVKMQVEYMSFSAHADAKGIMQLIRQAEPSNVLLVHGEAKKMEFLKQKIEQEFHVSCFMPANGETTTIVTNPCIPVDISLGLLKREAATGAAPDAKKPKLMHGTLLMKDNSFRLVSSEQALKELGLAEHQLRFTCRVHIQDPRKEHETVLRVYNHLKGILKDYSVQHLPDGSITVESILIQATAHSEDQGTKVLLVSWTYQDEELGSYLTSLLKKGLPQSTP; this is encoded by the exons ATGCCCGAGATCAAAGTCACCCCCTTGG GCGCTGGGCAGGACgtgggcaggagctgcatcCTGGTGTCCATCGCTGGCAAGAACGTCATGCTGGACTGTGGCATGCACATGGGCTACAACGATGAT AGGCGCTTCCCTGACTTCTCCTACATCACCCAGAATGGAAGGCTGACTGATTTCCTGGACTGTGTCATCATCAG CCACTTCCACCTGGACCACTGTGGGGCTCTGCCCTATTTCAGTGAGATGGTGGGCTATGACGGCCCCATCTACATGACCCACCCCACCAAGGCCATCTGCCCCATCCTGCTGGAGGACTACAGGAAGATCACCGTGGACAAGAAGGGGGAAACCAACTTCTTCACCTCGCAGATGATCAAAGACTGCATGAAGAAAGTGGTGGCCGTGCACCTCCACCAGACAGTGCAG GTGGATGAGGAGCTGGAGATCAAGGCTTACTACGCGGGGCACGTGCTGGGGGCTGCCATGTTCCACATCAAGGTGGGCTGCGAGTCCGTGGTGTACACG GGTGATTACAACATGACACCTGACAGGCACCTGGG GGCCGCCTGGATCGACAAGTGCCGCCCGGATCTGCTGATCACCGAGTCCACCTACGCCACCACCATCCGCGACTCCAAGCGCTGCCGGGAGAGGGATTTCCTCAAGAAAGTCCACGAGACCgtggagagaggagggaag GTTCTCATCCCGGTCTTCGCCCTCGGCCGTGCCCAGGAGCTCTGCATTCTACTGGAAACCTTCTG ggaAAGGATGAACCTGAAAGCTCCGATTTATTTCTCCACGGGCCTGACGGAGAAAGCCAACCATTATTACAAACTCTTCATCACCTGGACCAAccagaaaatcaggaaaactTTTGTGCAGAGGAACATGTTTGAGTTCAAACACATCAAAGCCTTTGACAGAGCCTTTGCAGACAACCCCGGGCCCATG gtggtgtttgcaACCCCTGGGATGCTCCATGCAGGACAATCCCTCCAAATCTTCCGGAAATGGGCAGGGAATGAGAAGAATATG GTGATCATGCCTGGCTACTGCGTGCAGGGAACCGTGGGCCACAAGATCCTCAGCGGGCAGAGGAAGCTGGAGATGGAAGGGAGACAAATC CTGGAGGTGAAGATGCAGGTGGAGTACATGTCCTTCAGCGCGCACGCCGACGCCAAGGGCATCATGCAGCTGATCCGCCAGGCCGAGCCCAGCAACGTGCTCCTGGTGCACGGCGAGGCCAAGAAGATGGAATTCCTGAAGCAGAAGATCGAGCAGGAGTTCC ATGTCAGCTGCTTCATGCCAGCCAACGGAGAGACCACCACCATCGTCACCAACCCCTGCATCCCCGTGGACATCTCCCTGGGCCTCCTCAAAAGGGAAGCAGCCACAG GTGCTGCACCTGATGCCAAGAAGCCAAAGCTGATGCACGGCACGTTGCTCATGAAGGACAAC agtTTCAGGCTGGTTTCCTCTGAGCAGGccctgaaggagctggggctggccgAGCATCAGCTGCGCTTCACCTGCCGCGTGCACATCCAGGACCCGCGCAAGGAGCACGAGACCGTGCTCAGGGTCTACAACCACCTCAAGGG GATCCTGAAGGATTACTCAGTGCAGCACCTCCCTGATGGCTCCATCACTGTGGAGTCCATCCTGATCCAGGCCACAGCTCACTCAGAGGACCAAGGAACCAAAGTCCTGCTCGTGTCCTGGACTTACCAG GATGAAGAGCTTGGCAGTTATCTCACGTCCCTGCTGAAGAAAGGACTGCCCCAGAGCACCCcctga